A DNA window from Actinokineospora baliensis contains the following coding sequences:
- a CDS encoding HIT family protein — protein sequence MAGSIPTEGPELVPQEGVGVPDALQRLWTPHRMAYIKGENKPEGDSSAGCPFCALVHLDDAEALVVARGETVYAVLNLYPYNPGHLMVVPYRHVADYTDLTEAETDELARFTQQAMRVARKVAAPHGFNIGMNQGVVAGAGIAAHLHQHLVPRWGGDANFMPVIGHTKVLPQLLGDTRALLADAWTD from the coding sequence ATGGCTGGATCCATCCCCACCGAGGGGCCTGAGCTCGTTCCCCAAGAGGGGGTGGGAGTCCCCGATGCCCTCCAGCGGCTGTGGACCCCCCACCGGATGGCGTACATAAAGGGGGAGAACAAGCCCGAGGGCGACAGCAGCGCGGGCTGCCCCTTCTGCGCCTTGGTGCACCTCGACGACGCCGAAGCGCTGGTCGTGGCGCGTGGCGAGACGGTGTACGCGGTGCTCAACCTGTACCCGTACAACCCCGGTCACCTCATGGTCGTGCCCTATAGGCACGTCGCCGACTACACCGACCTGACCGAAGCCGAGACCGACGAGCTGGCCAGGTTCACCCAGCAGGCGATGCGCGTGGCCCGCAAGGTCGCCGCCCCCCACGGGTTCAACATCGGCATGAACCAGGGCGTCGTCGCGGGCGCCGGGATCGCCGCCCACCTGCACCAGCACCTGGTGCCCCGGTGGGGCGGGGACGCCAACTTCATGCCGGTCATCGGCCACACCAAGGTCCTCCCGCAACTGCTCGGCGACACCCGCGCCCTGCTCGCCGACGCCTGGACCGACTGA